One genomic region from Enterobacter hormaechei ATCC 49162 encodes:
- a CDS encoding DNA-binding transcriptional regulator YciT, with product MNSRQQIILQMVIDQGRVSVVDLAKATGVSEVTIRQDLNLLEKQSYLRRAHGYAVPLDSEDVETRMMNNYALKRELAEFAASLVNNGETVFIENGSSNALLARTLAEQKDITIITVSSYIAHLLKETRCEVILLGGIYQKKSESMVGPLTRQYVQQVHFSKAFIGIDGWQPETGFTGRDMMRTDVVNAVLAKECEAIVLTDSSKFGAVHPYTMGPASRFSRVITDERLRDEYRQQLEQDGLTVDIVKKTA from the coding sequence ATGAATTCCCGACAACAAATCATTTTGCAGATGGTGATCGATCAGGGACGCGTGAGCGTGGTCGATCTCGCTAAAGCCACCGGCGTTTCTGAAGTCACCATCCGCCAGGATCTGAATCTTCTGGAAAAACAGAGCTACCTGCGTCGTGCGCACGGTTATGCCGTCCCACTGGACAGTGAGGATGTTGAAACCCGCATGATGAACAATTATGCGCTCAAGCGGGAACTGGCGGAGTTTGCTGCATCCCTGGTGAATAACGGTGAGACCGTCTTTATTGAAAATGGCAGCAGTAACGCCCTTCTGGCACGCACGCTTGCCGAACAAAAAGACATTACCATCATCACCGTCAGTAGCTATATCGCCCACCTGTTGAAGGAAACTCGCTGCGAGGTGATTCTGCTGGGCGGCATTTACCAGAAAAAAAGCGAAAGCATGGTGGGACCTTTAACGCGTCAATATGTTCAGCAGGTCCACTTCAGCAAAGCGTTCATTGGTATTGACGGCTGGCAGCCTGAGACCGGCTTTACCGGGCGCGACATGATGCGTACCGACGTGGTTAACGCCGTGCTCGCCAAAGAGTGTGAAGCGATTGTGCTGACCGACAGCTCTAAGTTTGGCGCCGTGCACCCCTATACGATGGGTCCGGCTTCGCGCTTCAGCCGTGTGATTACGGATGAGCGGTTGCGAGATGAATATCGCCAGCAATTAGAACAAGACGGCCTGACGGTCGATATTGTGAAAAAAACGGCCTGA
- the lapB gene encoding lipopolysaccharide assembly protein LapB produces the protein MLELLFLLLPVAAAYGWYMGRRSAQQTKQDEANRLSRDYVAGVNFLLSNQQDKAVDLFLDMLKEDTGTVEAHLTLGNLFRSRGEVDRAIRIHQTLMESASLTYEQRLLAVQQLGRDYMAAGLYDRAEDMFSQLVDETDFRIGALQQLLQIYQATSDWQKAIDTAERLVKLGKDKQRVEIAHFYCELALQQMGSDDMDKAMALLKKGAAADRNSARISIMMGRVFMANGDYAKAVESLLRVIDQDKELVSETLEMLQTCYQQLDKQDEWVAFLRRCVEENTGATAELMLSDVVEQHEGSDTAQVYITRQLQRHPTMRVFHKLMDYHLNDAEEGRAKESLMVLRDMVGEQVRSKPRYRCQKCGFTAYSLYWHCPSCRAWSTIKPIRGLDGQ, from the coding sequence ATGCTGGAGTTGTTGTTTCTGCTTTTGCCTGTCGCCGCAGCCTATGGCTGGTATATGGGCCGCAGAAGCGCGCAACAAACAAAACAGGATGAAGCGAACCGACTCTCCCGTGATTATGTTGCGGGGGTGAACTTCCTGTTGAGCAATCAGCAGGATAAAGCGGTGGATCTGTTCCTCGACATGCTTAAAGAGGATACCGGCACCGTAGAGGCGCATCTTACCCTGGGTAACCTGTTCCGCTCGCGCGGCGAGGTGGACCGTGCCATTCGTATCCACCAGACCCTGATGGAAAGCGCGTCGTTGACCTATGAGCAACGGCTGCTGGCCGTGCAGCAGCTGGGACGGGATTACATGGCCGCGGGGCTTTACGATCGCGCCGAGGATATGTTCTCCCAGCTCGTGGATGAGACTGACTTCCGCATCGGTGCGCTTCAGCAACTTCTGCAAATCTACCAGGCCACCAGCGACTGGCAAAAAGCGATTGATACCGCCGAACGGCTGGTCAAACTCGGCAAAGATAAACAGCGCGTCGAAATTGCCCACTTCTACTGCGAGCTGGCCCTTCAGCAGATGGGTAGCGATGACATGGATAAAGCCATGGCGTTGTTAAAGAAAGGCGCCGCGGCCGATCGCAACAGCGCCCGCATCTCGATTATGATGGGCCGGGTCTTTATGGCTAACGGCGATTACGCCAAAGCCGTGGAGAGCCTGCTTCGTGTTATCGATCAGGACAAAGAGCTGGTCAGCGAAACGCTGGAAATGCTGCAAACCTGCTATCAGCAGCTTGATAAGCAGGACGAGTGGGTGGCGTTCCTGCGCCGCTGTGTTGAAGAAAACACCGGGGCCACAGCCGAGCTGATGCTGTCTGATGTCGTTGAACAGCACGAAGGGAGTGATACTGCACAGGTTTATATTACCCGTCAGTTGCAGCGTCATCCTACGATGCGCGTCTTCCACAAATTGATGGACTACCACCTCAATGACGCGGAAGAAGGGCGCGCTAAAGAGAGCCTGATGGTGCTGCGAGACATGGTGGGCGAACAGGTACGGAGCAAACCGCGCTATCGCTGCCAGAAATGCGGCTTCACCGCGTACTCGCTCTACTGGCATTGTCCTTCATGCCGTGCCTGGTCCACCATTAAGCCAATCCGTGGCCTGGACGGGCAGTGA
- a CDS encoding LapA family protein has translation MKYLLIFLLVLAIFVISVTLGAQNDQQVSFNYLLAQGEYRVSSLLAVLFAAGFVIGWLVCGLFWLKVRVSLVRAERKIKRLEHQLTPATDIPASSGVPVVKE, from the coding sequence GTGAAATATTTACTCATTTTCTTACTGGTGTTGGCGATTTTTGTCATTTCAGTCACATTGGGCGCGCAAAACGATCAACAGGTAAGTTTCAACTATCTGCTGGCGCAGGGCGAGTACCGGGTGTCGAGCCTGCTGGCTGTGTTATTCGCGGCGGGTTTTGTCATTGGCTGGCTTGTATGCGGCCTGTTCTGGCTGAAGGTTCGTGTTTCTCTTGTTCGCGCTGAACGTAAAATTAAACGACTTGAACATCAACTTACGCCTGCGACTGACATTCCGGCGAGCTCTGGTGTGCCGGTAGTCAAGGAATAA
- the pyrF gene encoding orotidine-5'-phosphate decarboxylase — protein sequence MTSVTSSTSRVVTDSPVVVALDYNNRDAALAFVEGIDPRDCRLKVGKEMFTLFGPQIVRDLHQRGFDVFLDLKFHDIPNTTAHAVAAAAELGVWMVNVHASGGARMMTAAREALVPFGTDAPLLIAVTVLTSMDESDLRDLGVTLSPAGHAERLARLTQQCGLDGVVCSAQEAVRFKSELGRDFKLVTPGIRPAGSATGDQRRIMTPEQALSAGVDYMVIGRPVTQAANPAEALKAINASLKKGA from the coding sequence ATGACGTCTGTTACATCCTCCACTTCCCGCGTAGTTACCGATTCTCCCGTAGTTGTTGCTCTGGATTACAATAACCGTGACGCTGCACTGGCCTTTGTCGAGGGTATTGATCCCCGCGATTGCCGTCTGAAAGTAGGCAAAGAGATGTTTACGCTGTTCGGTCCGCAAATCGTCCGCGATCTGCACCAGCGGGGTTTCGACGTTTTCCTCGACCTGAAATTCCACGATATTCCGAATACCACTGCGCATGCCGTGGCTGCGGCGGCTGAACTGGGCGTGTGGATGGTTAACGTTCATGCATCCGGCGGAGCACGCATGATGACGGCGGCGCGTGAAGCGCTGGTGCCGTTCGGCACTGACGCTCCGCTTCTGATCGCCGTCACCGTGCTGACCAGTATGGATGAATCTGACCTGCGCGACCTGGGTGTGACATTGTCACCTGCCGGGCACGCGGAGCGTCTCGCGCGCCTCACGCAACAGTGTGGGCTTGATGGCGTAGTCTGTTCAGCGCAGGAGGCGGTTCGCTTCAAATCTGAGTTAGGCCGCGATTTTAAACTGGTGACGCCAGGTATCCGTCCGGCAGGCAGCGCAACAGGGGATCAGCGACGCATCATGACGCCAGAACAGGCGTTAAGCGCGGGGGTGGACTATATGGTGATCGGCCGTCCGGTGACGCAAGCCGCTAACCCGGCAGAGGCCCTGAAAGCGATTAATGCATCACTGAAAAAGGGGGCATAA
- the acnA gene encoding aconitate hydratase AcnA, whose translation MSLTLREASKDTLQAENKTWRYYSLPLAARTLGDISRLPKSLKVLLENLLRWQDGDSVTEEDIQALAGWLKNAHADREIAYRPARVLMQDFTGVPAVVDLAAMREAVKRLGGDTAKVNPLSPVDLVIDHSVTVDHFGDDDAFGENVRLEMERNHERYVFLKWGQQAFSRFSVVPPGTGICHQVNLEYLGKAVWSELQDKEWVAYPDTLVGTDSHTTMINGLGVLGWGVGGIEAEAAMLGQPVSMLIPDVVGFKLTGKLPEGITATDLVLTVTQMLRKHGVVGKFVEFYGDGLDSLPLADRATIANMAPEYGATCGFFPIDSVTLEYMRLSGRSEEQVALVEAYTKAQGMWRNPGDEPVFTSTLELDMGTVEASLAGPKRPQDRVALSNVPKAFAASNELEVNAAQKDHRPVDYVLNGHQYQLPDGAVVIAAITSCTNTSNPSVLMAAGLLAKKAVELGLKPQPWVKASLAPGSKVVSDYLAQARLTPYLDELGFNLVGYGCTTCIGNSGPLPEPIEVAIKQGDLTVGAVLSGNRNFEGRIHPLVKTNWLASPPLVVAYALAGNMNINLATDPIGHDCKNEPVYLKDIWPSSREIARAVEKVSTEMFRKEYAEVFEGTEEWKAIDVVGSDTYDWQNDSTYIRLSPFFDEMLAEPAPLKDIHGARILAMLGDSVTTDHISPAGSIKADSPAGRYLQSRGVERRDFNSYGSRRGNHEVMMRGTFANIRIRNEMVPGVEGGMTRHLPDTEVISIYDAAVKYQQEGTPLAVIAGKEYGSGSSRDWAAKGPRLLGVRVVIAESFERIHRSNLIGMGILPLEFPQGGTRKTLGLTGEEQIDISGLQNLQPGKTVPVKLTRADGTTEVLECRCRIDTATELTYYQNDGILHYVIRKMLD comes from the coding sequence ATGTCGTTAACCCTACGCGAAGCCAGTAAGGATACATTACAGGCGGAAAATAAAACCTGGCGCTACTACAGCTTACCGCTGGCGGCCAGAACGCTTGGGGACATTTCGCGGTTACCCAAGTCGTTGAAAGTCTTACTGGAAAACCTCTTGCGCTGGCAGGATGGCGACTCGGTTACCGAGGAGGATATCCAGGCTCTGGCAGGGTGGCTGAAAAATGCTCATGCAGACAGAGAAATTGCCTATCGCCCGGCCAGGGTGTTGATGCAGGATTTCACCGGCGTACCAGCGGTTGTGGATTTGGCCGCCATGCGTGAAGCCGTTAAGCGTCTTGGGGGCGATACCGCTAAGGTTAATCCCCTGTCCCCGGTAGACCTCGTCATCGACCACTCCGTCACCGTCGACCACTTCGGTGATGACGACGCTTTCGGCGAAAACGTCCGTCTGGAGATGGAACGCAACCACGAACGCTACGTATTCCTGAAATGGGGTCAGCAGGCGTTCAGCCGCTTCAGTGTTGTTCCCCCGGGAACCGGAATTTGCCACCAGGTCAACCTGGAATATCTTGGCAAAGCCGTCTGGAGTGAATTGCAGGATAAAGAGTGGGTGGCTTACCCGGATACGCTGGTGGGCACCGACTCACACACCACCATGATTAACGGCCTTGGCGTACTCGGCTGGGGCGTTGGCGGTATCGAAGCGGAAGCGGCCATGCTCGGCCAGCCGGTATCAATGCTCATTCCGGATGTGGTGGGCTTTAAGCTGACCGGTAAGCTGCCCGAAGGCATTACCGCCACGGATCTGGTCCTGACGGTCACCCAGATGCTGCGCAAGCATGGCGTGGTAGGTAAATTCGTTGAATTTTATGGCGATGGCCTGGATTCACTGCCGCTGGCGGACCGCGCCACCATCGCTAATATGGCGCCGGAATACGGCGCGACCTGCGGCTTTTTCCCGATTGATAGCGTAACGCTTGAGTATATGCGCCTCAGCGGTCGCAGCGAGGAGCAGGTGGCACTCGTTGAGGCTTACACCAAAGCGCAGGGCATGTGGCGTAACCCGGGTGATGAGCCGGTATTTACCAGTACGCTGGAACTGGATATGGGCACCGTTGAGGCAAGCCTCGCAGGGCCTAAGCGTCCCCAGGACCGCGTCGCCCTGAGCAACGTTCCGAAAGCGTTTGCCGCCAGCAATGAGCTGGAGGTCAATGCCGCGCAAAAAGATCACCGTCCGGTGGACTACGTTCTGAACGGGCATCAGTATCAACTCCCTGACGGCGCCGTAGTGATCGCCGCTATTACCTCCTGTACCAACACGTCCAACCCGAGCGTGTTAATGGCAGCCGGGCTGCTGGCGAAAAAAGCGGTAGAGTTGGGACTTAAGCCACAGCCGTGGGTGAAAGCCTCCCTGGCGCCTGGTTCAAAAGTGGTTTCCGATTATCTGGCGCAGGCCAGACTCACGCCTTACCTCGACGAGCTGGGCTTTAACCTGGTGGGTTACGGCTGTACGACCTGCATCGGGAACTCTGGTCCATTGCCTGAACCTATTGAAGTGGCGATCAAGCAAGGTGATTTGACCGTTGGCGCGGTGCTTTCCGGTAACCGAAACTTTGAAGGGCGTATTCATCCGCTGGTGAAAACCAACTGGCTGGCCTCGCCGCCGCTGGTTGTGGCCTATGCTCTGGCCGGAAACATGAACATTAATCTGGCGACCGATCCGATTGGTCACGATTGCAAGAATGAACCGGTTTATCTGAAAGATATCTGGCCATCATCGCGTGAAATTGCGCGCGCAGTCGAGAAAGTCTCCACGGAGATGTTCCGCAAAGAATATGCCGAAGTATTTGAAGGTACGGAGGAATGGAAAGCGATCGACGTGGTGGGTTCCGATACCTATGACTGGCAGAATGACTCCACCTATATTCGCCTGTCTCCATTCTTCGATGAGATGCTGGCGGAGCCTGCACCGCTGAAAGATATTCACGGCGCGCGGATCCTGGCGATGCTGGGGGATTCCGTCACAACCGACCATATCTCTCCGGCGGGGAGTATCAAGGCGGACAGCCCGGCTGGTCGGTATCTGCAAAGTCGAGGCGTGGAACGTCGCGATTTCAACTCCTACGGTTCGCGTCGCGGTAACCACGAAGTGATGATGCGCGGAACATTTGCCAACATCCGCATTCGTAATGAAATGGTGCCGGGCGTGGAAGGGGGCATGACGCGTCACCTGCCGGATACGGAGGTCATTTCGATTTATGACGCTGCCGTGAAGTATCAGCAGGAAGGGACGCCGTTGGCGGTTATTGCCGGGAAAGAATACGGTTCCGGCTCCAGCCGTGACTGGGCGGCGAAAGGCCCGCGCCTGCTTGGAGTTCGCGTGGTCATTGCCGAATCCTTTGAACGTATCCACCGTTCAAACCTGATCGGAATGGGGATCCTGCCGCTGGAATTTCCACAGGGCGGGACGCGTAAAACGCTGGGGCTGACCGGAGAAGAGCAGATTGATATCAGCGGTCTGCAAAATCTGCAACCGGGTAAAACGGTGCCAGTGAAGTTAACGCGTGCAGACGGTACAACAGAAGTGCTGGAATGCCGGTGTCGTATAGATACGGCCACGGAGCTGACCTATTACCAGAACGACGGCATTTTGCATTATGTAATCCGTAAGATGCTGGACTGA
- a CDS encoding crotonase/enoyl-CoA hydratase family protein gives MTVINQTTCTLFTDAERFTQLAAYYEAERRTVWMMLRAAPRPCFNHALIEEIMNLSWLVRQSGFIVDFWVTGSLVPEIYNTGGDLHFFVECIKNNRREALRAYARACVDCVHAASRGFDTGAVTLAMVEGSALGGGFEAALAHHFILAQRDARLGFPEIAFNLFPGMGGYSLVARRAGMKMAEELIYKGESHTAEWYEQHGLVDVLFEPLQSYMSVRTFIDTLQPKLNGVRAMLRARTRVLPLPRSELMDITEDWVDAAFCLEPKDIAYMERLVMLQTRHQATGLHKAS, from the coding sequence ATGACAGTTATCAACCAGACAACCTGCACCTTGTTTACTGATGCTGAACGATTCACTCAACTGGCGGCTTATTATGAGGCCGAACGGCGCACGGTGTGGATGATGTTACGTGCCGCCCCGCGGCCTTGTTTCAACCACGCGCTGATCGAGGAGATCATGAACCTCTCCTGGCTGGTACGGCAGTCAGGATTTATCGTGGATTTTTGGGTGACCGGATCGCTGGTCCCCGAAATATACAATACGGGTGGTGATTTACACTTCTTCGTTGAGTGCATCAAAAATAACCGACGCGAAGCGTTACGCGCCTATGCCCGGGCCTGCGTGGACTGCGTGCATGCCGCCTCGCGAGGGTTTGACACCGGTGCGGTCACGCTGGCCATGGTGGAAGGAAGCGCCTTAGGGGGCGGGTTTGAGGCTGCGCTGGCGCACCATTTCATACTGGCCCAGCGCGATGCCCGTTTAGGCTTTCCTGAAATCGCGTTCAATCTCTTCCCGGGTATGGGGGGCTATTCACTGGTGGCGCGCCGTGCTGGCATGAAAATGGCGGAGGAGCTGATCTATAAAGGTGAGTCGCATACGGCGGAATGGTATGAGCAGCACGGCCTTGTGGATGTCTTATTCGAGCCGTTACAGAGCTATATGTCGGTGCGGACATTTATCGATACGCTGCAACCGAAGCTGAACGGCGTCAGGGCCATGTTGCGCGCCCGTACGCGTGTTTTGCCGCTTCCAAGGAGCGAACTGATGGACATTACCGAGGATTGGGTTGATGCCGCCTTCTGCCTTGAACCGAAAGATATCGCCTACATGGAGCGGCTGGTTATGCTGCAAACTCGCCATCAGGCGACGGGCTTACACAAAGCCAGCTAA
- the pgpB gene encoding phosphatidylglycerophosphatase B, protein MLSIARRTAAGAAVLLVIPLVVWFSGWMWQPEQNETWLKALYWITETVTQPWGIITHVLLCAWFLWCLRFRLRAALVLFAILGGAILIGQGVKSWVKDRVQEPRPFVVWLEKTHHVPVDEFYNLKRKDRGALVKEQLAEQQDIPTFLRKHWQKETGFAFPSGHTMFAASWALLGVGLLWPRRRTLTIAILLVWASGVMGSRMLLGMHWPRDLVVATLISWVLVTLASWLAQRFCGPLTPPPEEKEEIAERESGGI, encoded by the coding sequence ATGCTTTCAATTGCCAGACGAACGGCCGCAGGCGCCGCCGTATTGCTTGTTATACCCCTGGTCGTTTGGTTCTCCGGCTGGATGTGGCAGCCAGAACAAAACGAGACGTGGCTGAAAGCCTTATACTGGATAACCGAGACGGTCACCCAGCCGTGGGGGATTATTACGCACGTGCTGCTCTGTGCCTGGTTCCTGTGGTGCCTGCGCTTTCGCCTTCGCGCGGCGCTGGTACTCTTTGCCATTCTTGGCGGAGCCATACTTATCGGGCAGGGGGTGAAGTCGTGGGTGAAAGATCGTGTGCAAGAACCCCGTCCTTTCGTCGTCTGGCTGGAAAAAACGCACCATGTTCCGGTGGATGAGTTCTACAATTTAAAGCGTAAAGATCGCGGTGCGCTGGTAAAGGAGCAGCTTGCGGAACAACAGGATATCCCGACTTTTTTACGCAAACACTGGCAAAAAGAGACCGGCTTTGCGTTTCCTTCCGGGCATACCATGTTTGCAGCCAGCTGGGCGTTACTTGGCGTGGGTCTGCTGTGGCCGCGTCGGCGTACCCTCACGATTGCGATTTTGCTGGTCTGGGCGTCAGGCGTAATGGGCAGCCGGATGCTGCTGGGAATGCACTGGCCGCGTGATTTGGTGGTGGCAACGCTGATCTCGTGGGTACTTGTGACGCTGGCGTCCTGGCTTGCACAACGTTTCTGTGGACCACTGACGCCGCCGCCGGAAGAGAAGGAAGAAATCGCCGAAAGGGAGTCTGGCGGAATCTGA
- the osmB gene encoding osmotically-inducible lipoprotein OsmB has translation MTFTSKKLAAAVLAITVAMSLSACSNWSKRDRNTAIGAGAGALGGAVLTDGSTLGTLGGAAVGGIIGHQVGK, from the coding sequence ATGACCTTTACCAGCAAAAAATTAGCCGCCGCTGTTCTGGCAATCACTGTAGCAATGTCCCTGAGCGCTTGCTCTAACTGGTCTAAACGTGACCGTAATACCGCGATTGGTGCCGGTGCTGGTGCGCTTGGTGGTGCAGTATTAACGGATGGTAGTACGCTGGGTACATTAGGTGGTGCTGCCGTAGGTGGTATTATCGGTCACCAGGTGGGCAAATAA
- the ribA gene encoding GTP cyclohydrolase II, whose protein sequence is MQLKRVAEAKLPTPWGDFLMVGFEELATGQDHVALVFGDISGQTPVLSRVHSECLTGDALFSLRCDCGFQLEAALSHIAEEGRGVLLYHRQEGRNIGLLNKIRAYALQDQGYDTVEANHQLGFAADERDFTLCADMFKLLGVDEVRLLTNNPKKVEILTEAGINIVERVPLIVGRNPKNAHYLDTKAAKMGHLLSE, encoded by the coding sequence ATGCAGCTTAAACGTGTGGCAGAAGCCAAACTGCCAACCCCATGGGGCGATTTCCTGATGGTGGGTTTTGAAGAACTGGCAACCGGGCAAGATCACGTCGCCCTGGTATTCGGCGACATTTCGGGACAAACGCCGGTGTTGTCCCGCGTTCATTCAGAGTGTCTGACCGGTGACGCGCTGTTCAGCCTGCGGTGCGACTGCGGTTTCCAGCTTGAAGCCGCCCTTTCTCATATCGCAGAGGAAGGACGTGGCGTTCTGCTGTATCACCGTCAGGAAGGACGTAATATCGGCCTGCTGAATAAAATCCGCGCCTATGCGTTGCAGGATCAGGGCTACGATACTGTCGAAGCGAACCATCAGCTCGGCTTTGCTGCCGACGAGCGCGATTTCACCCTGTGCGCAGATATGTTCAAGCTGCTGGGCGTGGACGAAGTGCGCCTGCTGACTAACAACCCGAAGAAAGTGGAGATCCTCACTGAAGCGGGCATCAATATCGTGGAACGCGTGCCGCTGATTGTTGGCCGTAACCCGAAAAACGCGCACTATCTTGATACTAAAGCCGCCAAAATGGGCCACCTGCTGAGCGAGTAA
- the yciH gene encoding stress response translation initiation inhibitor YciH: MRDANSRLVYSTDTGRIEEPKEKAERPKGDGIVRIQRQTSGRKGKGVCLVTGLDLDDADLAKLAAELKKKCGCGGAVKDGIIEIQGDKRDLIKTLLEAKGMKVKLAGG; this comes from the coding sequence ATGCGTGACGCCAACAGTCGTCTGGTCTATTCAACCGATACCGGGCGCATAGAAGAGCCAAAAGAGAAAGCCGAACGTCCGAAAGGCGATGGCATCGTGCGTATTCAGCGTCAGACCAGCGGCAGAAAAGGTAAAGGCGTTTGCCTTGTCACCGGCCTTGATCTGGATGATGCAGACCTGGCAAAACTCGCCGCGGAGCTTAAAAAGAAGTGCGGATGCGGTGGGGCAGTAAAAGATGGCATTATTGAGATTCAGGGTGATAAACGGGATTTAATTAAAACGCTGCTGGAAGCCAAAGGAATGAAAGTCAAACTGGCGGGCGGCTAA